The DNA sequence CTTATACAAAAATTTCACTATCCTGGAATGCAAAAAAagcaaatattattttcttaCACCCAGGTGCTCATCACCACTAAAACatttgtaataaataaataataataataataataataataataataataataaacacattttgcatTCTTTACTAGACaccatttttttaatgaagcaAAAATGCTTATGACAGTAACATCTGGAATAAAGATGAAtcattgtttgtgtttttatgaacAAAGTTGCTATGGCAtattccccccccaccccaaaaaaaatattgtcCCCCCAACCATTTTTAAACATGAACTTAAAAGTAGTTATATCATCATCAGGCTTGACTCATCAACCACGAAGATCAACTTTCACTCTTCAAAACTCTACACTTCAATACTTCAcgttttttttgtcattttttaagaTAATACACAATGGAACAACTTTTAGATTATGAAAGACTTTCCTTTAGGGGCATGTAGTAAATTACTCACTCATCTCTGAAGGAGTCTAAATCTCTAGTTATAAAGGTTGaccatagaaataaatgttaAACCAAATGTttcaggacaaaaaaaaaaaacacattctatTCTACAGAACAGCCTTAATTTCACTTTTCCTCCAACCCATTAGTTCCAAGAATATTAGtataaaaaacattaaaggcaATAGTCAGCCTTCTAGCTCAAGAAATTTCTCCTGTTTACTAGTGAATTATAAAGATTCAAAAGTAGGTCTGTAACtctgttggaaaaaaaagacttaataTACATAGTTTCATTTATCTTTAGATTTAATAGTTTATATTTATGGTTTATATTTAATTGGCTGATAATCATGGCATTGCTGTAAAAATCTAATCGTATTCCTGACAATGGCTGTCATCCCTAATAACACGCTTTCATCTGCATCATCTGCGGTACCTGACTTGTCATTCTCCTTGGACAGCATCCAGAGAGAACCTTTACAAACCATTTCGAGCTGGGAGAGGGAATTTGGTTTCCAGCATCCCTATATTTAGATCAGTCATGACAGTCTCTATGCATCCGCTGACACATTCTGTGAGGAACAAACTGACGTATAAAGCGAGCCTAGTCTCGGTCCTGCTCTCTTCTATAGTACAGTTTCACTGTGATGCCAAAGGTCAATTATGGGAAAGTGGCTTTCAAGCTACTTCCCAATCACAATTCAACCTGATTCAGTTTCctctttcatgtgtttctttggCTTACTGAAGGTGGAAATTTCAACTACCCACCTAAAGAGAACATGTCTAGTTGGCCAAACCATTTACCAATAAGTGAAGAGAACATCAAAAGCAGATAGCCTGACAGAAGTCAGTATACTGTTAATTCACCAAATCTAAACGGCAAAAGGCCAGTGTATTAGAATTAACAAGACTGACAGTGAACAATGACTTGATTTACTGTTTCATGTTAACAACTGCATGCAATTCAATAAAACAAAAGGGCAAAGGTAAAAGTTAAGACAACCCTTTTTGGTGGACCACCTAGAAAACGATTTTGCACACCTAGCAGGATTTTCACGTCACCATGCCCGCGAATGGAACGTCTTATTCAGATTCtcagatacctttataatgacAGGTACAAAGTCCTTATTCCACAGTGCAGGTTGTGCTTTACCAGTTACAAGACTGAAGCATTTACTATTAATCCATCAAATATTTACAAGCTGTGTGAGCGAGCTCAATATACGAGCAGTCAACAACATCTAAGTCAGTGAAAGGTCAGCATCAAAGACTAATACTCAGGTGCCAACATTTTCTTTTCTGAAGCAATCAAAGCTACAGACATTTCACAGAACTAAAActcttaattataataatagaCTGTCAAGTCAAATATAAAGCTTTACATGGTATTACTAAAAGAAAGGTTTGATACTGCACATATCAAGCATTCTCTAATAAGACTGAATAACTAAATGGTACGTTCTTTTATTAGTGCCTTACGTCAAATCCACAGTTAAAAGAAATGCACCGAAAATCAAATATGCAAACAGTTCAACAAAATTCCAGTGCAACAGTATATAGTCATTCAACCGTTACAGGGCAAACACCTGCTCCTTAATCTTCGCAATCCAGTCCTTCAGTGTGTTTCAAACAGGGGTGTGTTTCTCAGTGAATACTTTTTTGCATAGAAAAGCAGGAATTTAGACAAACCATTCTCCATTTCAAACCTACAAGTGTGAGTTGAGTATATGCATTTAGTAATCCCACAAAAGAGAACATATGATGTCCATTAAATATTCAGTAGTGTTTTATAAGGATATAGAACTTTATGCTTTACAGATAacacctgccacagctacaaaataattttattcaaTTTAAGGAAGTGGTAACGCTTGGCTGAGCATCTCTATCTACAACTAcctcaaatatttttttctcagcACCTGATGCAAGTTTAAGGAATACTGCAGCTCCCACACAGCCTTTAGGTTTAGTACTGGCGAATGTACAGAAAACTATGCATTGAGGAGCATTTAAacaattatttacatgaaaGGTTTTAGAGTTGTCGGGTTGGAGCAAACGGTATGTTTCATCTAGCCCTGCCTGTCATCCGACGTGGCCTTTGACCGCACTTTAACTGGTTCTGGTAAAAGAAACTGAAAGATGTTTAGTCTGCTGAAAGGGAAGGTGGAAAAAAACCACCAAACCACCAAAGCCATGCTCTCAGGCAAATCGTGCAGTTTATTTGGTCCAAACGCGCCGATGCGGCACTTACGCTCGTCTTACTTTTATCAAATACTGCTATCTACTTCCTCATAAGCATGCAGTATAATAGCAAAACAAGACTCAGCCAAAGAGCACACAGCGTGCAGTAGCTAGGATATGTCTACAAAAATATATCAGCCATTGATTGTTGAGCGCTCCAAAGCTCACAaatattttaatcttaaaacTGTCAGCACGACTGTCATTGTTTGACTTTGCTGTCAAGTACCACGAGCTATGGTGAATTACCATGGCAACGGTTTTTCCCCCCTTAAATTGCCAACTAATGTATGAAAACGCAATACCAATATGACGAAGTGGTTAAGTGACCACATCAACTGTTTAGGTTCTTAGTAAACTCGTTTAGCCATTGTACACTAAAAGTCAAGAACAGTTCTGGGTAAAGTTAAACATCACATTAAAACAACCAGACTACTGATTCCTTGTATTACTATGGTGAAGGACAATTATTAGACTCTGCGTAGTAAAAACATGCCGCAATTAGATTTCAGAAATCGTTAAATTTCAGAGTAAACATCACAGACACGTCAACGTTACACCGACTAGAATCTCTAGCTGCTTACCGAGATGATTCGTCTGAAAATCCACCGTCAATAAGCCTGACTTTACAAAAAAGGACACCGTTCACAATGGGAACGGCGGACAGTTCGTCCAACTCGAAATCTACTTTAAACTTAAACTTCTTTTTCTTCATCATGATGAAAGCCATCTACGTGTACAAGCACTCCGATGATACTCTCCTAATCTGAGAGTAGTAGAACAGACAACGAGGTTCAAACGCTGAACTACACCCCCACCATCAACTATTCCTACGTTGATTCGACGCAAAGACCAGAAAGCATCGTGTTCAAGGCGATACTTTATTCAACGCACTCTAGTTTGATTGGTCAGAAAGCAGCGTGGACGAACTGTGATCCAATGATAGCTCAATATGCTAATTATCTGTTTCAAACCGCCTACACGCGGACGTTGGAACATTACCTAACCATGTATGTCGTTAACTACCGCCGTGGAGTTACGTAGATCATTTGCAATAGGGCAGGGGTCTACAGCGACGGCGACGTGAAATATATAGAAAAATACAGCCAAATTGTACATTCAGATAGTTTATGCAAAATTAGATGTATCCTAGCTAGTGCTAATGTAAAATACTTCAagatcaataataataattaaaaaaaacgcGAAACATAATGGCAATTACAAACGTTCAAATCAACTGGGTTCAGTATGACCGTGATATATCTTAGGCTAATAATATTGCTTGATTTAAAAATTGAACGTATCCATGACCATGAGTTTCTATTCATACCTCGTTTtgtgaacaaaaacaaaagttgtaTGGGTTCATTCAGTCGCTTTTTACTTTTGCAACTTAAGAAATGTCAGTTCGGTAACACCAACTTTCCATTTATGCGTGTCTTATTCAAGTACATCATTCAATTACAATTTATGCGGTTTCTTATTCAATCAAATAATCCAATTACATCTCATGAATCCCCTAAATgacattatataattttttttcgcGTTCCCAAAAAACGCAAGTTTTTGAATTtgtataatattttaattgGTAGGCAAattaggctccggacccccagcGACTCTGAAAAgtataagcggttacagaaaatggatgaatggatggtaaGCAACGCGAAGTTGCTTTCTAGTCCGGCTCGATGGTTAAAGATATTTGTGACAGGCCAAAAATTTCTGTAGTTCACGTTTTGTATATGACTACATTAGCTTTGACTACATTGAAATTAAAGCAGCGCAATGCGTATTAATAACAATATAACGTAAGAACATAGTCGTGGAGCTTAATgcgaagcagaacatccacctatccattttctgaaaccgcttgtctcattcagggtcgcgggggagCCGATGCCTACGGGCGCAatgcagggaacagcccaggatggagcaccaacccatcgcagggcacattcacacctatgggcgtGAGACCatgctaagcactgcaccaccgtgccaccgCTAAAGCAGAACAAATCGAGttttacaaataaacatttgGCTCCCTCTAGTGATTAAGTCTAACACTACATTATACTACACCCAGGCAGCTCATTTCATGACCATAAGTAAGCGCCTCAAGTGAAGCTCATGGTAAAATGAGTATTAAGACATTCAAATTCTgattaacatttttttgtataaGTAACACAAGGCGaatggttttgttttttaaaaaaaagtgaatattTTTGTCTCAAAAatcagttaattttattttgggaTAGATATTCATAGTAATCTTGTCATATTTGCGGCAGCGTACCAGATATGATTCATGCATATGTGGTTATGGAAGTCGGATGGATCGATGTATGCCGGTGGATCTCCTATTTTTGTCCAAGAAAACAATCTGATTTAGAGACCCACTCTTAGGCGTAAATGATcatatgatatttatatattcacAGTTAAAGTAATCTTAAGGACCTGTATTTTGAATTGGCTTCTTATCTTTCTTCAGGTGCTTCAGGTACTAAGTAACTAAAAGATAATAatgtgcatttacatttattatgcagaaaCTTTTGGATGGAAACATTGATTTAATGATTGCTCCATAACTATATGTAATTAGACAACCAGTGTAAAATGAGATTACCAGTTTTCTAGATTTCATAATTTCTGATTCATCTTATGATCATACATTTTGAATAGGGTTCGATGCGTTTCGTAAATATAGCTTTTTGGATCACCAGACAAGCCGTAGCGAGGTGAAATGTTAAGTGTTTGATAAGAATGTTGTCAGAATTGAAATAGCAGCTTCTGTGGTTGTGTTGGTATAGCGGTTGTCGAAGGGGTAAGTTTTACtgatttttacagttttatgtgggaaacataaaacataaaaagcaTATATGTGCTGAATTATAGGCCCATAGGTAACGCCAAATGTCACTTCATCCCAGATAGCGTAGTTAGTTGGCAGTCTAGCTAGTTATTGTTGCCGAGTGATTTTGTAACGGCTTAGGGTATTTCCGTCGTACCGCCTTAATCGCATAATGTAGTTTGTGGAGTAGTTGACCCGGAAGACTCGGCAGTTCATAGACTGCGCTGTTGTGTATCGGTTTAAGTTGTTTACTTCGTAGCTTGACCAGTGACATTAAGTGACCTGTCCGAAAAGAGGGTGTTCGGCTACTGTCCCTTTATCTGAAATCGGTTGACAGTCTCCTGGCTACGGTGACGTTTCATATCTATTGCCAAGTAAGATAACGTTAAGCGTCTATATTGCATATCATATTGAATTTTGTAGATGGATAATTTTACATGAAACTTATCGAGGTACCGTTTTTTTTGAGCTGGTAGCATAATTGCCTTATATGGGAACACTCTAGTCTGAAGCTGAAATGGGCTCCGTGGCTCGTTAAATGGCCCTTAATTTGACATTCACCCAGGACAGTTtggtgtataatatatatatatatatatatatatataatctccgACCACACAATATTAATTgaagttaaaataaaaaaatgttcttAAATACCGGAAATGAGAATATTCAATactagaaaaaaacattttcattataaatatctaaattatgttatccatccatttttcttATTCATTGCAGGGCCCGGTGAATCTTAATGCGCTATTGATCAAAGCATTGGTAACTATCTCTTTAGAGCTCCATGCATTTGAATAATGCTGCAATGAAATGCCTGCAGTCTGCATTAAAGAATTACACGTATTTATCAGACGtgtttatccaaagtgatgtacaattgagaaagctgTGTCAGGTAGTCCCAGGAGCAGGGGTGCCAGTAGAGATTTTGGCCCCCAAGAAAACATATCATATTGGGACCCGGACCAATCCACCtttgttccaaattttttagggcccctgtcactcaggggtcTTTGAAATCGTTTTCACTCTCTCCCCTTTACGATGCACCTGCCCTGGAGAAAATAAGGGCTTTActcagtggtgacatcactagTACAAAAAGTTTGtttaaaaagtaattttaaaTAGTTATTGCATATAGGTAACTTAATTGAAGGACacattactagaaacattcaGGAAGATCATTTTGCCAAGTCTTATAAAAAAGGCACACCGGTCTGTACATGGTGGCTAGACTGATGCTACTTTGTTGTTCAGGTCCGTCCTGAGCACCAAAGCATCATGGGAAACACCAGTGACCGTGTATCCAGTGACCGCCATGGGACAAAATCCCACCGCGCTGATGGCGGGAGTAGCCACAAGGAACAGGAGACGAGCAAGATCATGGTGGACAGCACCGACGATCCCAATATCTTTAACACCCACACTACAGAGTCAAAGGTACTTCACACATGCATGGTGGTACTAGGCCTGGTATGGGCAGCCCCAGTGCTCTCTAGGTCCTTTATAATGGACCCTCCAAAGAGACTATCCCCCCCCCATACCAGTCCCTGCATTATCACCCAAGGACTGGAACAGAGGTATTCAAACTGTGGGGTGCGCCAAAaaaagtggtgtgtgtgtgtgtgtgtgtgtgtgtgtgtggggggggggggggggcacaggtgaggggaaaaaataatagCGAACTGTGGGGGCGACCTTTACAAAAAAAGAGACTTAGTGTCCAAAATTTCCTCTAACCTTGTTGAGAAATGTGCAGGAAAACAGTCACATCCTTCCCATTTAGTGACAAGATGTAGTTTTTTttggtgtgagagtgtgtgtgtgtgtgtagggggaaTCAGGACAAATATACCTACAGTGCCTCTATCTCTCTGTATTTAATTTTGTGAATAATAATGGTTGTCCTTGTCAATTTGCTACTAGTTTACAAATGTACATTTGCTGCTGACATAGACTGTTGTTCAAATTCATTGCTGTCATTTGCTTTTAGTATTTCTTGTAAGAGCTCTTTAACAGTCTCTAGAGAGCTATTCTATACCACTGTTAAAAGCATACTTATGTTTCTGTAGTGTTCATACAGCTGTAATGCAATACAATTGTAAATTCTATGAAGGTCTTGTGTTTTCTAATCAGCTTGCTTTACTTGgcatcttttttttaaaaataattttccctGTCAGCATTTTGTTCATTGCTACACATGAGCCCCAATGAACAGTATTGCTGGTATTCAGCTTTTTGTAGAAACGTGCCACGGTAGATGCAGAATGGAGAGATGGGGGAACTGTGCAACTCAGCCAATTGCAAATACCTGTCAGCCCTCAGGGGAAAAGGAGTTTACACCCTTTGCCCAGGACCTGGAAGATTCCGGGAGGCCGGGGCCCCAGGCTAGGCCCACCGTGATCCGTTGGGCTGGTGGGGGGAAGGAGGTCTACATTGCTGGGTCTTTTAACAACTGGAGCACCAAGATCCCACTTAATAAAAGGTGGGCCAGTTCCTCTCATGCAATAAAATGTCAAGTGGACTTGTATTTGTGTACTACTGTAATAACACATTTATAGTGCCTTTTTTAACCCCTTGAATATTTTTGGCTTTTAGGGAGGAGGTTGATGGTTTCTTCCATATAGTCTAGGCTCACAAACAATTATGGAAATTGGTAGTGCTAATCAAAAAGGGATTGCCAGTATAATAGGCAAGTAATTGTACCTGGTAACAAACTGTGGCACTACAAGTAAAGAGAACTTCGCCTGCCTGCGATCTGTATCAGTAAGGTAGCCCTATAGCTTCCAGAATAACTAATTCTGTCTGCGACCACGTTTCCCCTGAGACTTTGCTGGCAAACGGCTGACACTGGTCAGGGTTCACACATCCTGCAGCCTTgagcctgcctgtctgtcaaaCTCTGCATTCACAATATATGTTACGGTAGCCAGTTCCTGGCTCCCAGTTAGGATTGGAAAAACGTACTTCTGTTTCTTCAGTCTTGCTAGCTACTCATTTATCTGAGTTACCCTTGCAATCCATTGTCTGTGTGTGGTACTGAATATTCAGCACTGTTATTCCCTCTAACATATTAAAACTCTTTCTGGTGGGATTAGAACCTTTATCATACCACTGTCTCTGTATATTCTTTATTAAGTAATGCTGAAAATCCTGTAAAATCATTAAGTCATTGTGAGGTATTTAAACTTCAGAAAAGCTCATAACAAAACTATTTGTTTCTCCAGTCACAATGACTTTGTAGCAATCTTGGACTTACCTGAAGGGGAACACCAGTACAAGTTCTTTGTGGACGGACAGTGGATGCACGACCCATCAGAGGTAACCTGAAAACACGTGCTGCGGAAAGTTCTGGTATTACCTCCAAGATAGGTACAGTTACAAGTATTTGATAAATCTGTTCCTGTTTTAGCCAGTAGTTACCAGCCAGCTGGGAACCATCAACAACCTGATCCATGTGAAGAAGTCTGACTTTGAAGTGTTTGATGCCCTGCAAGTGGATTCGCTTGAATGTTCAGATACATCAGGTGAACAAACAGAGTCATAGGATTCAATAAAACATTCTTAAACAATATGACAGGCTCTCTTTCTTGAAGAATGGAAATGAAGCACTTTGCCACCAAAATCTTCAGTCTGTGGAATGTATGAATGTCTGTCCAAAAGTTTGCCTTCTTATTTGTGCTGTCAATAGTGTTATGATTTTAAAGGGAACACTGTGATAGACATGAACTGTTGGTCACAGCTGATGGCATCAAGTTAAATAGATAAATTCTTTATTTACACAACTATGTTGGAATTCTTCTACTTaccttgctctccatagcttgggggggggggggtcacagtgcaggttTAGCCATCATGTGgtacccctggagctgggggttaagggccttgcttgcTTGAGGACTCACaaacatgtgactgttctgccaaggcTGAGGCTTGAACCTATGACCTTCTGACCATGGCTatagaggcttagcccactgagccactcactaTCCCCCTTGTTAAGTTAACATGATACGTTATGTTATTTACGTGGAGCTTAGCTTGAATAAAAACTAATAATAGATacttattgatccctgtggggaaatgaTCTTCATActtcccccaacttgctctctgtaggtgacaGTAAGCTGGctacaaagggcagccacccatggcagcaccagggagctgggggggttaagggccttagtCAAGGACCTACAGATGGTCCAGGGCCAagcttgaacctgcaatctcctgatcacagacagaggcttagcccattGAGCCACATACTCAATTAATGCAATAAAAGTGCAGATGAAATAAGTGTACAAGACGAGAGCAGGGGGGCGGTATGGATGTTCACTGTTGAGGTACAAGAAGCACCAGGCTTAAACGGGTTTTTTGTTGTTCATCAGATCTCTCCAGTTCTCCACCAGGCCCCTACGGGCAGGAGGTGTACGTGTTCCGGCCTGAAGAGCGCTTCAAGGCCCCACCCATCCTCCCCCCACACCTTCTCCAGGTCATCTTGAACAAGGACACAAACATCTCAGTGAGTTTCCCGCGGCCAGACGCTGATAGGAGGGCTCCCGGTTATTTATCCCCGAGGACCAAATTTGATCACCCACACATGACCAGGGCCTGCCGGCTCCGATGTTGTTCTGTTATGCTGGTATATGTCAATAAAGTTTGCAGAGATGAGTGCTGACGGTAAATTTTAGGGGGCTGTAACGGTAAATTCACGGTTCGGTACAAACCTCTGGTTTGGGGTCACGGTTCGGTGCAATTTcggtacagcagggaaaacagaatttgtttcGAAATCGTGTATTATTGAAACTGCGGACATATTTGCAGTAGGAATAGTTGTAAACCAAAGACAATGCTTCTGTCGGCATGTCTTAAACTTAAGAAACacgtatttattaaaaatatatatgaaaaatacattttaaaaatcaaaattgtAAATCATGTCTAAAACCTGTGTTCTCTACTACtactggggaagggggggggggtcatggacCAGATTTGAATCATCTGTGGTCAGAAGGGTTGTCCTGATTGTGAGTTTTTCTGCAGTAAATAATGGGCTGAAAACATTTACCTTCCAGTGTGATCCTGCTCTGCTCCCTGAACCCAACCACGTTATGCTGAATCACCTCTATGCCCTCTCAATAAAGGTACGATTCATCGCAGTGCCTTTGTTATGCTGAATCACCTCTATGCCCTCTCAATAAAGGTACAATTTCATCGCAGTGCCTTTTGCTGTCATGTCAGATCtcaaaatatacagtaaatagTTTTTGCATCACATTTATATTAATCCACATATTATCCATATTAAATTATATAGGATCGATGTGTACTGTAAAAAAGCCTATGTATCACTTATGTTTTTGTGTTCAGGACGGCGTGATGGTTCTCAGTGCTACTCACCGATACAAGAAGAAATATGTCACCTCTTTACTGTACAAGCCCATCTAATTTTCTGCCCTCGATCAGGTCGGCATGTTTGTGTCATTCGTAACCACACATCGGCCGGGATTGCactaaaaaaatacaaaaacagtttACAGAAGTGTTATAGGCCCCCCTTATGAGCTCATGTCATGTGCTCTGGCATAATCATGGTCATTCTCTGTTTCATTGTGAAGGACCAGGAACCACTAACACGAAGTGGGCAGAATTTGACAGATTTTAACTGGGTCTGTATATCTGAGGAAAGACTTTAATGACCATTTGAAATCATTGGGGGAGAAAGAGCTGATTTCACAACAACAATTTTGTTATGCCGAAACTCAACTGTGCATCTTCCATTGAACCAAATACAGTTGCTTTGACTACAAATTTTTACTTGCCAGCATCAGGCAGAAAAATAGGTTTTCAATTCAATTGACAGCATTTGAATACTGCTTTTTAACTGGGAAATGCAAGAGCCCAGAGGATTTTACCGCATCAGACATCCATTTTAGTTATTTACTATATTCAGAAATTTTGATACATAGAAAAGCAGCATGTTCTTAACTAGAAcgtcctttaaaaaaaataaatgtccgGGAATTCAGCTGTATAAACGTTTTACAGCCTTATACGGCTTTTGTCATATGGTGCGATACCACACACAGCACCAGTGCAGACTCTGTTGCTGAGGGTCATCATATGGCCCACAGCATCCCAGATACGTCCTTCTCATTATTTCATACCATTGTACCCCCAGAATGCATGTGCcactggtttatttattttatattttttttttgattgggaCTTAAGCGCTTTCTTTTGTCAAATGAGCATGACCGTCCAGGTCACATGCACGGGATGAAACCACGCGATTTCGCTGTTGCCTTTTTTTCACGATGCTGCAAGCACTTTACCTGTGCATTTAATCCATGCTGTGAGTAGAACAGAAGACTATAAAGGA is a window from the Paramormyrops kingsleyae isolate MSU_618 chromosome 21, PKINGS_0.4, whole genome shotgun sequence genome containing:
- the LOC140581478 gene encoding 5'-AMP-activated protein kinase subunit beta-2-like; the encoded protein is MGNTSDRVSSDRHGTKSHRADGGSSHKEQETSKIMVDSTDDPNIFNTHTTESKPSGEKEFTPFAQDLEDSGRPGPQARPTVIRWAGGGKEVYIAGSFNNWSTKIPLNKSHNDFVAILDLPEGEHQYKFFVDGQWMHDPSEPVVTSQLGTINNLIHVKKSDFEVFDALQVDSLECSDTSDLSSSPPGPYGQEVYVFRPEERFKAPPILPPHLLQVILNKDTNISCDPALLPEPNHVMLNHLYALSIKDGVMVLSATHRYKKKYVTSLLYKPI